GATGTTTATGCCAAGGGCATTCAGCGAGCGAATCAAAAAATTCAAACACGGCAATTGCCGAATGTTCGCTTGTTGCAGATGAACGCCCTTGCAGCCTTTTCAACAGGCTTTTGCGCAAACCAACTCGATGCGATTTATATCAACTTTCCCGATCCCTGGCCCAAACGCCGCCACGCGCGGCGCCGCATGCTGCAGCCGGAATTGATCAAATTATTGCACGATCGTTTAGTTGTTGGCGGACGAATTGTGGTTGCCACGGATTTGAGGAATTATGCCCAGGACATGTTGCGGCTCTTGCTGACGCAACCGGGCTTGCAAAGCCAGATTCCGGAGGGCGTGAGCAGCGAACTGGCGGACCGTGTTCCAACGTTGTATGAGGAAAAATTTCGCCGGCTGGGCTTGGCGATTTACTCTGTCATCGTACAAAAACTGTAACCGAACAAGACGTAACGATCAAAATCGTGAATTGCTTTGCCACGGTTTGGCCGCGGCATCTGCATTGATCAATGCTGCAGGCGAAAAAACCTCGAACTCGAATATCGAAATTCGCATCGTAACGAATACGTGATCAAAATTTTCATGAAGATTGTTACGGGCCAGCATGATTACATGTTATTCGACGGGGATTGCGGAATTTGCAATCTATGCGCCCAGCACGCGCGGCGCATGGCACAAAACGAAAAATGGCAGATTCATCCCTATCAAAGCTATCCGGAATCCGAACTAGAGGATTTCGGCGTCACGCATGCGCAATGCGCCAAACAGCTTCACGTTATTTCGCGGCGTGGGAAAGTGCATCGCGGCGCGTTTGCTTTGAATTATTTTCTCATGCGCCGCCTCCCCTGGTCGCTTTTGATCGTTTTGCTCTATGCCTTCCCTGTGTTGTTGTTGTTTGAAATCATCGGCTATGCTCTCGTCGCCCGCTTTCGGCAACGACTTTCCAATTGGCTTGGTTTAACGGCCTGCCGCTTTGCAACCGAGCCTGAAATCATCGCTTCATCGAAGCGCAACAGGCAACGATTCGATTGACATTCAGCCTTGTCATCTTTATCATCGGAACGCATCGTTTTTAGATCTTCACTTTTCGAGGCCGATATGCTGAAAAAAAATTATCCCTATTATCTCGCCAACCAGCCGCAGCAGCCCAACACGGATCTCGAGGTTACCGACAAATACACCGGCGAAGTCGCTACGCGCGTGGCATTAGCCGATGAACACGCTAT
This is a stretch of genomic DNA from Cytophagia bacterium CHB2. It encodes these proteins:
- the trmB gene encoding tRNA (guanosine(46)-N7)-methyltransferase TrmB, with translation MNMSWIIDHQDLNGEKNWQEVFGNQNPLKVDLGCGNGHFLAAMAQNEPGANFIGIDVYAKGIQRANQKIQTRQLPNVRLLQMNALAAFSTGFCANQLDAIYINFPDPWPKRRHARRRMLQPELIKLLHDRLVVGGRIVVATDLRNYAQDMLRLLLTQPGLQSQIPEGVSSELADRVPTLYEEKFRRLGLAIYSVIVQKL
- a CDS encoding DUF393 domain-containing protein, with amino-acid sequence MKIVTGQHDYMLFDGDCGICNLCAQHARRMAQNEKWQIHPYQSYPESELEDFGVTHAQCAKQLHVISRRGKVHRGAFALNYFLMRRLPWSLLIVLLYAFPVLLLFEIIGYALVARFRQRLSNWLGLTACRFATEPEIIASSKRNRQRFD